CGGCTAGGATGCAGAAACGCCTGGTGGGGAAGCGGTCGGAGGTGCGCGGCTCCGGGCAGTGCCAGTACCTCAGCAGCCGCATGCCCGCTGTGGCCCCCAGGTAGGTGGGGGTCTCCCGCTGCTGCTCTGCCGGGACGATCTTCATGGCCTTGTCCAGGCAGGGCTTCAGGCTGGCTCCGGCCCCAGCGGGGTCGTCTGCGTAGCTGGAGATGCCGGGTCCTGCAAGAGGGCAGCCCGTGATGGAGCGAGCTCCGTGCCACCCAGGAGGGACAGGACAGCAGCGGACACATCCACCCAGAAAGTCCCTAGGTGTTTTTCCCCGCATACCCGGGCTAGTTGTGCCCTTGCCAAGGGTGTCCCTGGAAGGGCAGTGCTCAGAGCTGGTCTGCCTGGCGGCAGCATGCACACCATGGCCACGGCACGCTGTGGGAGCTGGCAGTGAGCTCCTGCTCTGGACGGAGGGGGAGGGCTGCAGTGTGAGTCTTGTGATGCTGAGCACATGCTTAATCCCAGGGAGGCCGAACTGCCCGAAGGCGGCCAGCCGGTCCCACAGCACCTGGTCAACAAACAGAGCAGTTCCTTATttccctggggaaggggcaggctCTCCTTTGTCCTGCTGGGAGGGCACGTGGAGCCGATACGCACACGCAGAGGTGCCCTCTGCACCGCTTGTTTGAGTTCCTATTTCTAGAGGCTGGCACCAGATCTGAGCGCCCAGCATGGTCCTGCGGTGGGTAGGGACAGGCTCTGGGGTGGAAATATCACTATTTACCTTCCCCCGAGCTTTGCACACCATTGTTGCCATTAGCCCATGTACCCTCTCCCTTACACTTTGCCCTCTGCTAGACCTTTGCAGTTAACCAGTAACTGCCACACCACCGCTGCAGAGCCTGGATTTGAGGTTGAGGCGAGCTCTGAGTCCTCTCACCCCCTGCCCAGGCACCTCTGCCCTGGCCTGGTGGCCTTTGCCagtcccagcccagctccatGTACCTTTTAACTGACCCTACCTCCCCTCGCTAGCCTGGTCCTTTTCTCCAGAGAGACCAGTGCTTGGGCCAAAGCTCAACAGCACCTTTGCAATAGGAATAAATGCCCCCTTCCGTATTTATAAATGCCCCTTTCCGTATTTATAAATGCCCAATACATAAATGCCCTTTGGGGTGTTCACCATTTGCCACGCCTGGCATGAACCAGCCAACTCACCTTGGCGCTGTGGGACAGCCACCCTGGCAAGCACCAGGGCTGGCCGGCCCCAGCGACCCCCAGctgagcaggggcaggggagagggacgGACACGTCCCGGCACACTCACCGGGCACGGTGCAGGCCTCCACCTGGGAGATGATGCCGGTGCCGTTCTCCTTGTCCGCGGGCCACCGGTAGATGTAGAGAGCCGTGTGTGTGGAGCCAGCGTCAAACACCAGACCGTactggaggaggcagaggggacaCGGGATGTCAGGGGGTGCAGACCAGCGTCACCCGCTGCAGAGTGGAGCTCCAGGAGAGCCAGCAGAGCTCCTGGTGGGCAGGGGAACCGCGAGTGGCCAAACGAAGAGTGTCCCCAGAACAGGGAAAGCCCTGTGACATTGCAGTCACCAGCTGTGGCAAGGACAAGGCTCCATCACAAGCCCTTTGAGCTGGCAATGCTCTGCGATGAAAAGGCTGTATGTGCTGTAGGGCCAGTCATAGTGACCAAACTCTGCCAGACCCACCTGGCATGCCAGCCTGTGTGGGAGTTTGTCCCCATCTTGGTGACAAACAGCACAGCCTGCCTGAAACCTGGGGAAAATCCTATACCAAGGGGCAGCCAGCACCCAAGTGAGAGGGGGCGGCTGTGCTCTTCCTGAGGACCCTACCTTGGTGCTGGGAGGCAGAAATACGTCCTGCACATTCACAACGCTCAGAATGAGGGCAATGATGCTGAAGACACAGGTGGCTGCCAGGAGACCTGCAACGGCCTTGCCTTTGTAGTCCATCCCTCCTCCAACCTGCAAGAACAGCCCCAACCCCCAGCTCAAACCTCTGCATTTGCAAGGCcagttttgaaatgcaaatctCATGGATGGATATGGGACCTGTCAAGATAGGACTTTCCCTAACAAGGGCTTGAAGCCATTCTCTGGTGCATGGCTGCTCTTACGGGAGGCTCTTGGCAGTCTCGGGGCTGGGACATCCTCTCCTTCTGAGCACTCCCTCCCTGGGTGATTTTCAGCACGTTTTTTTCAGCCCTGCCTTCTCAACTGCAGCCCTTCAGGTCCCTCTCTGCACGCAGCCTGGACCccatccctctgccctgctcaaACCACCGGCTGGGTGGCAGGTCAgcatctcccttcccagcagtGTTGCTGGGGGAAGCACGGCAGAGGCCAACAGGAGTCCCAGACTGGGAGCAGGACCATGCCCTGGCAGGTTCCCAGCGTGGCCAACCCCTCCAGGGTGCAGAGCCACATCTCTCTGGCGCCCACGTGCTGCCATCGTACCCTTCACCCTTGCAAAACCTGTCCCACAAGACTTGGGACCATCAGGTCACATCTGTTGCCCAACAGGCCCAGACTGTCCCTGAGGGGGTCCTGTCCGCTCCAGGCAGGGGAACAGCATCTCCAGCCACATGTCTCCTGCCTGGTCCAGCTCTCCTCAGCTCTTGGTGATGCCACAGCAGGTAAGCAGACCCGCAGGGACAGCGTCCTTGCCTGCAGGTGATCCCCAAGCCTCTCCTGGAGCCCCAAGGGCAGGCAGaagggcagaggcagaaagcTCCTCTGCTGATCTGAGCACACACAGCCCCGTAGCCAAGCTGGTGTGCCGACAGCGATAGCGTTGCACGGGCAGGCAAGGCCAGCGggctgcggaggagcccttgGGGCATGGAGCAGGTCCTGCGCCTCCCACTCGTCCAGCCAGAGCTCAGCTCCTGGCAGAATCAGCCCTGAGGCATCAGTAAGAAAttgcagcagagaagcaaagcCAAAAGGGTCTGGTTCTCTGCAACGGCCTCAGCACACGGCAGCTGACATGTCCATGTGCTCAGCACCCCACAGCTGGTCCAGATGTGCTTTTCTAAATGCacagctctccctcctcctcctgcaccaCCCTGTTCCGTGCCACCGGCTGCACAGGCAGCATGCCTGCAGGGAGTCAGGCTGACCTCCGTCCACCGTGTTAGGCTGCAAGCCAGACTCCAGCTGAGCAGTGGATGTCCCGAGAGCCCTGCACACAGCCTACAGAAGTGGTTTAACCCAACCAGTGCTTTGGGGTGGCACCTGGAGGCTGTCACTTGGCTACACAATTCTCCTGTGAGCGcataaaaacacagagaaattccCTTGCCCTTTCGCCAGGCCGGGTCAGCGGCTtgaacaggagaggaaagacCTTTGGCAAGGTCAAAGGAGATGCTGATTCCCGTTTCAGAGTCAGCATCCCTGGTGACAAACAAGGGTGGCCAATCTCCTGCATGACATGAGAGGTATAATGACGGACAGCAGCTGTTCTTCTGGCCCACGTCACGAGACACAGGACTACAGGAAACCCTTATCAGACCTTATCTTACAGCCAGGAGCCCTCCCCTGTACGGTGGCTGTGGCCAGAGGAGATCATATGGAAGCACCTGATGAGTCCCTGTGTTGTCACATCTGCAGTCCTATCAGCCCTGCTAGAGTTTGCCCAGATATAACTGTGTCGTTGGGATGTGATTCCCCTGCGCCAGATAACACAGCAATGGCAAAAgttcccagcccagcccacaTCCTGGAAAATTCTGTCCCAGGCACTGTGCGATGGAAGGGTACGAAATGGTGAGAAATCGCACCACCCTGCATGGGGGAGCGGGTGGGAAATGGGTTTCACCTGCCCTGGTAGGGACTAATTTCCATTTTGACTGGGCAGGAGGCAACATCCGAAGGCAGCACAGAGCCAGCGAGGCccggggaggagagcagggcatGGGGAGGGAGCCCAGCGGGTGGCAAACAAGGCGAGAGGCGTGTGAGAAGCTGATCAATCTGCCCAGCCTTTCAGTGGCACCTCGGGGCTGGCCGGCACTGCTACCCGCTACCGTACGTGGCAGGTTCAGTTGAGCAGCAGGGACGGGAAGGTGGTGGTGATGCCTCCAGAGCTAAAGAAGAGGCACATTGCTGCACAGCACCGCAAGGAGCAATGCCTGTCCATTTCAATGTGCGGAAAGTTCACAGCTATGCACAGCTCTTGGGTCATCGCTGCACTTGTTTTTTGTACGACTGGGCACAATGAAGTGCCCTACAAACACCCACGGGATGTCCCTCACCTTGCAGCGTCCCTCATGCGGAGGCACGGGCCCAGTGTTCAGGAGGAATGGCTCAGAGGCACTGCAGGGTCTAAACTGTCTGTCACTCAGGAAAACAGGAAGCTGACTTCCCCACCGTGCATATTTGGGATTTCAAAGTCAGAAAGGCTCTTAAGATTATGAGAAAGCGGGTGAACATGCATGCCGGGAGCAGCTTTGCCAGGCAGAGCGGTCCCCTGCCTCCCATCTCTCCCACCAGCGCTGAGGCTCAGCAGTGCCCTCCATGCCCCGTCCACGTCCCCTCCGTGCCCCTCTGCCCACCGCACCGTGGGCACCTCGTGCAGCGAgtggctgccccagccctctccctctCGCTCCTCCGGCCCCCGCCGAGCGTGTTTATCCCCAGCACTCAGCTCCGCTGCTGGCCAGGGCGCACCTGGGGCTGAGCCCACCACCGTCCCTCCAAGCACAGCTCCATCGAGGGGCACCCCAGCCCCCTTCCCTGCCCGCTGCTCACCCAGGCTGCTCCCGGCTGCTGCTCCCGGCACTGCCGCGCTCGCCCCGGTGTCAGTGCGTACCTGGAGTGCGGAGCCCCGCTCCTGGGACAAAGGCTGTCCCGAGTCGCTGGTATGGCCCTCCCCTTGGCCCTGGACCAGCAACCTGCCCAGGAGAGTGCTTGTCcaggaggcagctgggctgAGGCTGGAGAGCCGGGGTGGAAATAGCGTCTGGCGTTAACCACTtcgctgctggaggagctggtCTGCCTGGGAGACCTCCACCCATGGGGGTGGTGTGGGTGCCTGCACTGCCCGGTGTGACTTCAGCAGGGGGGCAGCTCTCCGTGAAGCTCATGACAAGCCCAGCCTGCACCTCTGCCCCTCGGGGAGCCTGCGAGCAGGCTGGCCCCGGGAAGAAGGCAGCGGCTGAGGTCTGGGAGCCCCGCAGACCTGCTGCATAAACACACTGCAAGGTAAAGCATGGGCCAAGCCTGCcaccctgcactgctgctgtcacctgGCTCTGCCGTACCCCACGCTGCCCCGTTGCAGGCAGAGACAGGCTGGCAGAGGGGCCCAGGACAGAAAGAGGAGGCACCTGGCAGGCAGAGACCTGTCCCCATGGCCAGGGACCTGTCCCCACAGCCAGGGACCCATTCCCATGGGGTGGTGCAGGCAGAGGTGCAGGCAGGCCGGAGTGCTGCCCCAATGCAGGCAGTGGCTGCCACTGAGCTTCCCACCCCTGCGCCGCAGGCAGCGCTGAGCTCCCGCCCTGAGCTAGCCGGCGAAGCAGCCCGGACATCCGACATCCGTGGCCAGCACGGTCTCGGTGTGCTCTCACTTTCACTTTGCATTGCTCCACTGGcctgggtgcaggcagagctgcgcaggcagggcaggcagggccggCAGGGCTGCCCTGAGGCCGTGCCTGGGGGGATAGGCAGAGGGAGCACCGGGCTCTGCCCAGCTCGGCACACCTAcgcaggaggaaggaagagtgCTCCTGGCACAGGTATGGCGGGAGCCGCCCGGGACTGCAGCCACCCTGTCCCCgagggctgggcaggagggagcctTCGCCCCTGCCCTTTCCTGggacaggagctgctggcaggcaaGTGCCCAGGTTCAGCCCCACTCGATCCAGGGTGTTCCTCTGCTGCCGGCCACGGGACACGTTCAGGGTCTCCACACCCGGCTGCTCCGTGTCCCAGGGGATCATTTAGTGGATGTGCCATTCCGGAGCTGCCGGGAGAAGGGGACCCCGGGAGGAGACGGAGAaacagggcaggagcaggcaggttGGGGCTGCCCTTGCAAAGACCATCCCTCCCCACAGCCTGGCGCCGGGATGCAGACGCGCCTGCTCAGGGCAGTGGGCTGGAGCTTGGTGGCCGTGCTGGGGGTGACCGGCTTCCTCCTGGTCCTGACCCCGGTGAAGGATGCTGCCCTTCCTACAAGGAACAAAGTAGGTGCCCAGTGGGACCTGGGGGAGCCCGGGAATGACcaccagccccttcccacctctcATCCTTCCATCagccctgccttcctctccACTTGCAAGTCTTCCCATAACCAGCCGAGCTTTTCTGGGCTTAACCTAATCAAGGTGGCACTGGGCAGATGAACCACCCCGCCTAAACCATGGTCCTGGCTCCTTGttaaggaagggagagagaagagcagccCTCCTCCCGGGGCTGCTCCCTTTTCCATCCCAGacactttctcttctctgttttcagactTCCAGAGCATGTGGTGGGttacatctctctctcctgttgctttctgctggcttttGCAGACTGCTAAAAAATAGTCAGGGTTTGTGAGATTTGCTACTCCTGAAGGTCTGGGAGCAGCTTTGGCAGCCGGAGCCCTTTGGGACATGCCtggctgcctccctgctctgcaaaTCACCCTGCTGAGCTGcacctcttccctttctgagctgcacctcttccctttctgaGCTGTAACGCCCCTGAATGGCTAAATCAGGGGTGTTAGAGGTTGAGCGGGGCTGCTAAAGGGAGGTGGAACATGCAAACCTGTGCTGCTCATGTTCACGCACAGCAAGCGAGAGCAGAAGCTCTCAGAAACTCCCGTGGCACTCAGTGAAGCCCCGAGCATGCTGCGATCCCGtgtcccctctgcctcccccagtATGGTCTGGTGTTTGACGCTGGCTCCACGCACACGGCTCTCTACATCTACCGGTGGCCCGCGGACAAGGAGAATGGCACCGGCATCGTCTCCCAGGTGGAGGCCTGCACCGTGTCCGGTGAGTGTGCTGGGACGTGTCCGTccctctctcccagcctccTGGATCACTGTCCCAGACTCTTACAGCATCATCGGTGATGTGAGGAGTCTTTCAGCCTGCGCTGGGCCAAAGGGAGATGGCCTGGTGGAAGAACCAAAGTAAAGGCTTCAGGGGGATGGATAGTTTGCACCTTAGGGAGCCCTACAGTAATTGGGGGATCCAGAGGTGGGTAAGGAATTTGGCCCCCAGTTAGCACGGTTCCTGGAGCCAGTCCAGTCTTGCAGCCGGTGGTTGTGCATCAACTCGCAGCTTGGGATGCTGGATGTGCAGAGTTTGCTCCTTCTCCCGTGCAACCGCTTCCTTGGCTCTTCTTCCCACAACATCTCTTTGCAGCTTCTTTCATAACGTGTGGCTTCATGTTCTCACGGGGCCTCCTAAAAGCTCTGCAGAAGTCCCTAAACATTactgtgtttctgctgttttttggTGCGTGGTTCCCAAGTGCTCTTTGGGTCagcagttttcattttggtATCTCTATGGCACCAAACACAGCAGAGTTTTGGGCTGTGACTGGGACATCGGGGTATTGCCAAGGAGGTCCAGAGAGCTCCTTGGGCCTGGGGAATGGGTGGACATGTCCTGTCCCTCCTGGGTGGCACGGAGCTCGCTCCATCACGGGCTGCCCTCTTGCAGGACCCGGCATCTCCAGCTACGCAGACGACCCCGCTGGGGCCGGAGCCAGCCTGAAGCCCTGCCTGGACAAGGCCATGAAGATCGTCCCGGCAGAGCAGCAGCGGGAGACCCCCACCTACCTGGGGGCCACAGCGGGCATGCGGCTGCTGAGGTACTGGCACTGCCCGGAGCTGCGCACCTCCGACCGCTTCCCCACCAGGCGTTTCTGCATCCTAGCCGGCGCAGGGGGCTGGGACAGGGGGCTGGGGGCACAAGGGGCTGGGGGTATGGGGGGCTGCTGCCCGGGCAGGCCCTGGTGATGGGCAGAGCATCCATGTCTGCAGTCCGCCGGGGCATCCAAGAGAGCCACTCACCGTGCCCACGGGGAAAGCCCCCAGCCCACTCCAGCCCCCGCCTGGCAGCAGCCCCCGAGGCGGGTGAACCTCCTTTGCCAGACTTGCATTCACCCTCCCGCATGCTCAGGCAGAGCCCGCAGGCAGCGTTTTTAGGGAGACTCCCAACGCACCAGTCGAGGGATTTGGCAGCTTGCAGGAGCCAGcccgcaggcagggcagggatggaTGGGGACGTCCTGCCTCTGAGCAGCCCCGCTCCTTGGCAGACGACGGCAGCCTCTTGCTGTTAGCCCTGCTCCGAAAGCTCCCCAGCCATTGCCTCCTCCACCACGCGGTATTTATCTCCTtccctggtgtcctggtttcggctgggatagagttaattttcttcctagtagctggtatagtgcagtgttttggatttagtaggaaaataatgttgatgataacacactgatgtttttagttgttgctaagtagtgtttatactaagtcaaggatttttcagcttctcatgcccagccagcaagaaggctggaggggcacaagaagctgggaggggacacagccaggacagctgacccaaactggccaaagggatattccataccatatgacatcatgcccaatatataaactggggggagctggctgggaggggcggatcgctgctcaggaactaactgggtatcggtcggcgagtggtgagcaattgcgctgtgcatcacttgttttgtatattctaattcttttagtattattatcattacacgtgggcagggagcagaacagCACCAAGGCCGAGCAGGTCTTCGCCGAGGTCACCAAGGCCATTGGCAAGTACCCTCTGGACTTCCGCGGAGCTCAGATCCTCACGGGGAATGAGGAGGGCTCCTTCGGCTGGATCACCGTCAACTACCTGCTGGAGACGCTCATCAAGGTGCGGGCTGGGGGAGTGGGCAGAGGGGGTCCCccctccctgctgtgctgcagtctgGGCTGGGAAGCCGATATCCCTGTGGTCACCCTGTGCCGGGTCCCCACGGGTAACTCCCAGTGCTGGGCAGTGCTCCTTCGCAGGCGAGTGGACCCACCCGCCGGCAGAGGATGTGGTCGGAGCTCTGGACCTCGGCGGGGCTTCAACCCAGATCACGTTCCTTCCTGGGACCACCACAGAGGACAGCAGCACGAGAGCCCTCCTCAGGCTGTACGGGACCAACTACTCCATTTACACCCACAGCTACCTCTGCTACGGGCAAAAGCAAGCCCTGAAGATGCTGATGGCATCCTTACAGCAGGTAACCGCCTCCAGCCTTGTGCTCCTCCGCTGCAGCCTGAGCCTCGGTCTCACTGCGTtgggcaggcagcacccactGGGTGTGACGGCCGCTGGGCTCGGTGCCTGTGTGCAAACCCCGGCGAGGATGGTGGATACAACAGGGCCGCCATGGCGGGAGCCATCTCAGGGGTGTCCCAACAGCAGA
Above is a window of Gymnogyps californianus isolate 813 chromosome 18, ASM1813914v2, whole genome shotgun sequence DNA encoding:
- the LOC127023735 gene encoding LOW QUALITY PROTEIN: ectonucleoside triphosphate diphosphohydrolase 8-like (The sequence of the model RefSeq protein was modified relative to this genomic sequence to represent the inferred CDS: substituted 1 base at 1 genomic stop codon), which codes for MQTRLLRAVGWSLVAVLGVTGFLLVLTPVKDAALPTRNKYGLVFDAGSTHTALYIYRWPADKENGTGIVSQVEACTVSGPGISSYADDPAGAGASLKPCLDKAMKIVPAEQQRETPTYLGATAGMRLLREQNSTKAEQVFAEVTKAIGKYPLDFRGAQILTGNEEGSFGWITVNYLLETLIKCSFAGEWTHPPAEDVVGALDLGGASTQITFLPGTTTEDSSTRALLRLYGTNYSIYTHSYLCYGQKQALKMLMASLQQGSPSSQQISHPCYPKGYQENITMAGLYDSPCVRAPSTPSPAQVLTVTGTGDPAACSTAIQKLFNFTCGANRTCGFNGVYQPPVRGQFFAFSGFYHNLHFLNLTGGQSLSSVNATIRQFCTSSWEKVRSXVPHVNRNHLRDTCAASFYALTLLLQGYKFNHTTWLNIHFVRQVANVDVGWTLGYMLNLTNMIPSETPQRVVGLQRSNWRAATVLLAIMLVLIFCLLTVIRCQKNSSGYESL